The proteins below come from a single Eucalyptus grandis isolate ANBG69807.140 chromosome 3, ASM1654582v1, whole genome shotgun sequence genomic window:
- the LOC104436290 gene encoding serine/threonine protein phosphatase 2A 55 kDa regulatory subunit B beta isoform isoform X2, with amino-acid sequence MNGGGEDEVAPSAESPHALDWKFAQVFGERTAGEEVQEVDIISAIEFDRTGDYLATGDRGGRVVLFERTDNRDHGGHRRDLERTDYQLSKHPEFRYKTEFQSHEPEFDYLKSLEIEEKINKIRWCQTANGALFLLSTNDKTIKYWKVQEKKVKKVCSMNLDPSKAMGNGPVVSPSMSISPKSHMANGRCGEKSFGCSSNDFSIPSDGVPSLHLPVVTSHETSLMARCRRIYAHAHDYHINSISNNSDGETFISADDLRINLWNLEISNQSFNIVDVKPANMEDLTEVITSAEFHPTHCNTLAYSSSRGSIRLIDMRQSALCDRHSKLFEVQEASGSKSFFTEIIASVSDIKFAKDGRHILSRDYMTLKLWDINMDSGPVATFQVHEHLRPKLCDLYENDSIFDKFECCLSGDGLRVATGSYSNVFRVFGCSQDSGEATMLEATKNPMKKQAPAPSKPSRSLGLTRVVRRGPENSGVDANGNPYDFTMKLLHLAWHPTENSLAIAASNSLYMYYA; translated from the exons ATGAACGGGGGTGGCGAGGATGAGGTCGCTCCGTCGGCGGAGTCGCCGCATGCCCTCGACTGGAAATTCGCGCAGGTCTTCGGGGAGCGCACAGCCGGCGAGGAGGTTCAGGAAG TTGACATAATTTCTGCTATTGAGTTCGATAGAACTGGGGACTACCTTGCTACTGGAGATCGTGGGGGTCGAGTTGTTTTATTTGAAAGAACTGACAATAGGGAT CATGGAGGGCACAGAAGAGATCTTGAAAGGACTGATTATCAACTGAGTAAGCATCCCGAGTTCCGCTATAAAACAGAGTTTCAAAGCCATGAACCTGAG TTTGATTACCTCAAAAGCTTGGAAATTGAGGAGAAAATTAACAAGATTAGATGGTGCCAGACGGCAAATGGCGccttgtttcttctctctacaAATGACAAGACAATTAAATATTGGAAG GTCCAagagaaaaaggtgaaaaaagtGTGCAGCATGAATTTAGACCCTTCAAAAGCCATGGGAAATGGTCCAGTTGTTTCTCCAAGCATGTCGATCTCCCCCAAATCTCATATGGCTAATGGACGATGTGGCGAAAAGTCCTTTGGGTGTTCAAGCAATGACTTTTCAATCCCGTCTGATGGAGTTCCATCCCTACATTTGCCCGTG GTAACCAGTCACGAGACAAGCCTTATGGCTAGATGTCGAAGAATCTATGCTCATGCCCACGACTACCATATTAACTCGATATCCAACAACAG tGATGGTGAAACTTTCATATCAGCTGATGATCTGAGAATCAATCTCTGGAATTTGGAGATCAGCAATCAAAGTTTTAACATTGTCGATGTGAAGCCAGCAAACATGGAGGATCTAACTG AGGTGATAACTTCAGCAGAATTTCATCCAACCCACTGTAACACGTTGGCATATAGTAGCTCAAGGGGCTCAATCCGTCTTATTGATATGCGGCAGTCAGCTTTATGTGATAGGCATAGCAAATT ATTCGAGGTACAGGAAGCATCTGGGTCAAAGTCCTTCTTCACTGAAATAATTGCCTCAGTATCAGATATTAAATTTGCTAAAGATGGAAGACACATACTCAGCCGTGATTACATGACTCTCAAG CTCTGGGACATAAATATGGATTCTGGACCAGTTGCAACTTTCCAGGTGCATGAACATTTGAGGCCAAAG CTATGTGATTTGTACGAGAATGATTCCATCTTTGACAAATTCGAGTGCTGTTTAAGTGGAGATGGGCTCCGAGTGGCGACCGGTTCATACAG CAATGTGTTTCGTGTATTTGGTTGTTCTCAAGACAGTGGTGAAGCAACAATGCTGGAAGCTACCAAAAACCCAATGAA GAAACAAGCCCCAGCGCCATCTAAGCCCTCTAGATCTCTTGGTCTAACTCGCGTTGTCAGAAGAG GACCAGAAAACTCTGGAGTTGATGCCAATGGAAACCCATATGATTTCACAATGAAACTGCTGCACCTGGCGTGGCATCCAACCGAAAATTCGCTAGCAATTGCGGCTTCAAACAGCCTCTACATGTACTATGCGTAG
- the LOC104436290 gene encoding serine/threonine protein phosphatase 2A 55 kDa regulatory subunit B beta isoform isoform X1, with protein sequence MNGGGEDEVAPSAESPHALDWKFAQVFGERTAGEEVQEVDIISAIEFDRTGDYLATGDRGGRVVLFERTDNRDHGGHRRDLERTDYQLSKHPEFRYKTEFQSHEPEFDYLKSLEIEEKINKIRWCQTANGALFLLSTNDKTIKYWKVQEKKVKKVCSMNLDPSKAMGNGPVVSPSMSISPKSHMANGRCGEKSFGCSSNDFSIPSDGVPSLHLPVVVTSHETSLMARCRRIYAHAHDYHINSISNNSDGETFISADDLRINLWNLEISNQSFNIVDVKPANMEDLTEVITSAEFHPTHCNTLAYSSSRGSIRLIDMRQSALCDRHSKLFEVQEASGSKSFFTEIIASVSDIKFAKDGRHILSRDYMTLKLWDINMDSGPVATFQVHEHLRPKLCDLYENDSIFDKFECCLSGDGLRVATGSYSNVFRVFGCSQDSGEATMLEATKNPMKKQAPAPSKPSRSLGLTRVVRRGPENSGVDANGNPYDFTMKLLHLAWHPTENSLAIAASNSLYMYYA encoded by the exons ATGAACGGGGGTGGCGAGGATGAGGTCGCTCCGTCGGCGGAGTCGCCGCATGCCCTCGACTGGAAATTCGCGCAGGTCTTCGGGGAGCGCACAGCCGGCGAGGAGGTTCAGGAAG TTGACATAATTTCTGCTATTGAGTTCGATAGAACTGGGGACTACCTTGCTACTGGAGATCGTGGGGGTCGAGTTGTTTTATTTGAAAGAACTGACAATAGGGAT CATGGAGGGCACAGAAGAGATCTTGAAAGGACTGATTATCAACTGAGTAAGCATCCCGAGTTCCGCTATAAAACAGAGTTTCAAAGCCATGAACCTGAG TTTGATTACCTCAAAAGCTTGGAAATTGAGGAGAAAATTAACAAGATTAGATGGTGCCAGACGGCAAATGGCGccttgtttcttctctctacaAATGACAAGACAATTAAATATTGGAAG GTCCAagagaaaaaggtgaaaaaagtGTGCAGCATGAATTTAGACCCTTCAAAAGCCATGGGAAATGGTCCAGTTGTTTCTCCAAGCATGTCGATCTCCCCCAAATCTCATATGGCTAATGGACGATGTGGCGAAAAGTCCTTTGGGTGTTCAAGCAATGACTTTTCAATCCCGTCTGATGGAGTTCCATCCCTACATTTGCCCGTGGTA GTAACCAGTCACGAGACAAGCCTTATGGCTAGATGTCGAAGAATCTATGCTCATGCCCACGACTACCATATTAACTCGATATCCAACAACAG tGATGGTGAAACTTTCATATCAGCTGATGATCTGAGAATCAATCTCTGGAATTTGGAGATCAGCAATCAAAGTTTTAACATTGTCGATGTGAAGCCAGCAAACATGGAGGATCTAACTG AGGTGATAACTTCAGCAGAATTTCATCCAACCCACTGTAACACGTTGGCATATAGTAGCTCAAGGGGCTCAATCCGTCTTATTGATATGCGGCAGTCAGCTTTATGTGATAGGCATAGCAAATT ATTCGAGGTACAGGAAGCATCTGGGTCAAAGTCCTTCTTCACTGAAATAATTGCCTCAGTATCAGATATTAAATTTGCTAAAGATGGAAGACACATACTCAGCCGTGATTACATGACTCTCAAG CTCTGGGACATAAATATGGATTCTGGACCAGTTGCAACTTTCCAGGTGCATGAACATTTGAGGCCAAAG CTATGTGATTTGTACGAGAATGATTCCATCTTTGACAAATTCGAGTGCTGTTTAAGTGGAGATGGGCTCCGAGTGGCGACCGGTTCATACAG CAATGTGTTTCGTGTATTTGGTTGTTCTCAAGACAGTGGTGAAGCAACAATGCTGGAAGCTACCAAAAACCCAATGAA GAAACAAGCCCCAGCGCCATCTAAGCCCTCTAGATCTCTTGGTCTAACTCGCGTTGTCAGAAGAG GACCAGAAAACTCTGGAGTTGATGCCAATGGAAACCCATATGATTTCACAATGAAACTGCTGCACCTGGCGTGGCATCCAACCGAAAATTCGCTAGCAATTGCGGCTTCAAACAGCCTCTACATGTACTATGCGTAG
- the LOC104436291 gene encoding inorganic pyrophosphatase 1 isoform X2 → MAIVIGLQDRMMMELHSRGKTMEEIADCLKEAPLHPKIVSAIKSANASGCDLRILSDSNVFFIETILRHHGLMECFSQINTNPGSVDAEGRLNISPYHDFSRLLHGCKICPPNMCKGIVMDKIRSPAFAKGKRRFVYVGDGAADFCAGMKLEEEDVLLPRKDFPVWDLICRSPTLIKARVLEWTDAAELETVLLSSVDTLGHTGNGSNVKAARVVPAACKFQTSLLDAAPESPAARRDLEPCCSSVG, encoded by the exons ATGGCGATCGTCATTGGCTTGCAA GATCGGATGATGATGGAGCTTCATTCTAGAGGGAAAACCATGGAGGAGATTGCTGATTGTCTGAAAGAAGCTCCGCTGCATCCAAAGATCGTCTCCGCGATTAAATCGGCCAACGCTTCTGG GTGCGATCTGAGGATCCTGAGCGACTCGAATGTGTTCTTCATCGAGACGATCCTGCGACATCACGGACTCATGGAGTGTTTCTCCCAGATCAACACGAACCCCGGCTCAGTCGATGCAGAAGGCAGGCTCAACATCTCGCCTTACCATGATTTCTCCCGTCTGCTTCATGGCTGCAAGATCTGCCCCCCAAACATGTGCAAG GGCATAGTGATGGACAAGATCAGATCGCCGGCCTTCGCCAAGGGAAAAAGACGTTTCGTCTACGTCGGAGATGGGGCCGCCGACTTCTGCGCGGGCATGAAGCTCGAGGAAGAAGACGTCCTGCTCCCCAGGAAGGACTTCCCCGTGTGGGATCTGATCTGCCGCAGCCCGACCCTTATAAAGGCGAGGGTCCTGGAATGGACCGACGCGGCCGAGCTCGAGACCGTCCTGCTGAGCTCGGTCGACACATTGGGCCACACGGGGAATGGCAGCAACGTGAAGGCCGCTCGCGTGGTCCCTGCCGCCTGCAAGTTCCAGACGAGCCTCCTCGACGCGGCCCCCGAATCTCCGGCGGCGCGTCGGGACCTCGAGCCTTGCTGCTCTTCCGTCGGTTGA
- the LOC104436291 gene encoding inorganic pyrophosphatase 2 isoform X1: protein MDNAHFPLANSRTSMSSACSPHLSLPHRLGERMAEIVLVFDFDKTILDCDSDDWVVDKLGLSEAFDRLRPTLPYNSLMDRMMMELHSRGKTMEEIADCLKEAPLHPKIVSAIKSANASGCDLRILSDSNVFFIETILRHHGLMECFSQINTNPGSVDAEGRLNISPYHDFSRLLHGCKICPPNMCKGIVMDKIRSPAFAKGKRRFVYVGDGAADFCAGMKLEEEDVLLPRKDFPVWDLICRSPTLIKARVLEWTDAAELETVLLSSVDTLGHTGNGSNVKAARVVPAACKFQTSLLDAAPESPAARRDLEPCCSSVG from the exons ATGGACAATGCGCACTTCCCACTAGCCAACTCACGCACCTCCATGTCCAGTGCTTGCTCGCCTCATCTTTCACTACCGCATA GGCTCGGCGAAAGGATGGCGGAGATCGTGCTGGTTTTCGACTTCGACAAGACGATCCTCGACTGCGATAGCGACGACTGGGTGGTCGACAAGCTAGGCCTGAGCGAGGCGTTCGACCGGCTCCGACCCACCTTGCCGTACAACTCTCTCATG GATCGGATGATGATGGAGCTTCATTCTAGAGGGAAAACCATGGAGGAGATTGCTGATTGTCTGAAAGAAGCTCCGCTGCATCCAAAGATCGTCTCCGCGATTAAATCGGCCAACGCTTCTGG GTGCGATCTGAGGATCCTGAGCGACTCGAATGTGTTCTTCATCGAGACGATCCTGCGACATCACGGACTCATGGAGTGTTTCTCCCAGATCAACACGAACCCCGGCTCAGTCGATGCAGAAGGCAGGCTCAACATCTCGCCTTACCATGATTTCTCCCGTCTGCTTCATGGCTGCAAGATCTGCCCCCCAAACATGTGCAAG GGCATAGTGATGGACAAGATCAGATCGCCGGCCTTCGCCAAGGGAAAAAGACGTTTCGTCTACGTCGGAGATGGGGCCGCCGACTTCTGCGCGGGCATGAAGCTCGAGGAAGAAGACGTCCTGCTCCCCAGGAAGGACTTCCCCGTGTGGGATCTGATCTGCCGCAGCCCGACCCTTATAAAGGCGAGGGTCCTGGAATGGACCGACGCGGCCGAGCTCGAGACCGTCCTGCTGAGCTCGGTCGACACATTGGGCCACACGGGGAATGGCAGCAACGTGAAGGCCGCTCGCGTGGTCCCTGCCGCCTGCAAGTTCCAGACGAGCCTCCTCGACGCGGCCCCCGAATCTCCGGCGGCGCGTCGGGACCTCGAGCCTTGCTGCTCTTCCGTCGGTTGA
- the LOC104436293 gene encoding histone deacetylase 2 isoform X1, translated as MSTLPPANPKASSSSSPPATGADGARARRILSSKLYSDVPPSKVPLVYSPSYDIAFLGIEKLHPFDSSKWGRICQFLISEGALVKSRIVEPLEASKEDLLVVHSESYLNSLKSSARVAMIVEVPPVALLPNCLVDQKVLRPFLKQVGGTILAAKLAKERGWAINVGGGFHHCSADQGGGFCAYADISLCIHFAFARLNISRVMIIDLDAHQGNGHEIDFSHDRRVYILDMFNPQIYPFDYEARKYIDQKVEVMSGTSTTAYLKKLDEALEVAARAFDPELVVYNAGTDILEGDPLGRLKITPDGITSRDEKVFQFARERSIPIVMVTSGGYMKSSARVVADSIVNLSKKCLIDMETPSARA; from the exons ATGTCGACGCTGCCGCCGGCGAATCCCaaggcctcctcctcctcctcgccgccggcGACAGGCGCCGACGGTGCCCGGGCGCGGCGGATCCTCTCCAGCAAGCTCTACTCCGACGTCCCTCCATCCAAG GTGCCGCTGGTTTACTCCCCTTCCTACGACATCGCTTTCCTCGGGATCGAGAAGCT GCACCCATTTGACTCTTCCAAATGGGGAAGGATATGCCAGTTCCTTATTTCAGAAGGTGCTTTAGTAAAAAGCCGCATCGTCGAGCCTTTGGAAGCTTCAAAGGAGGATCTCCTTGTG GTTCATTCTGAGTCATACTTGAATAGTTTGAAGAGCAGTGCTAGAGTTGCCATGATAGTTGAG GTACCTCCTGTTGCATTATTGCCCAATTGCCTTGTTGATCAGAAAGTTCTTCGACCATTCCTCAAGCAG GTGGGGGGAACTATTTTGGCAGCAAAGCTCGCGAAGGAGCGAGGATGGGCCATCAATGTGGGAGGAGGGTTCCACCATTGTTCTGCGGATCAAGGAGGTGGATTTTGCGCTTATGCTGACATATCTCTTTGCATACACTTTGCGTTTGCTCGCCTAAATATATCAAG GGTGATGATAATTGATCTCGACGCGCATCAAGGAAATGGacatgaaatagatttttctcatGATA GACGAGTTTATATACTGGATATGTTTAATCCTCAGATTTATCCATTT GATTATGAGGCCAGGAAATACATTGATCAGAAAGTCGAAGTGATG TCTGGGACCTCTACAACTGCATACTTAAAGAAATTAGATGAAGCGCTTGAG GTTGCTGCACGTGCATTTGATCCTGAACTGGTGGTTTACAATGCTGGAACCGATATTCTTGAAGGTGATCCATTGGGCAGGTTAAAG ATCACTCCAGACGGAATAACCAGCAGAGATGAGAAAGTTTTTCAGTTTGCTCGTGAGAGAAGCATTCCCATTGTGATGGTTACATCAG gTGGCTATATGAAGTCCAGCGCTAGAGTTGTTGCAGATTCCATAGTTAATCTGTCAAAGAAATGCTTAATAGATATGGAGACTCCCTCAGCAAGAGCATGA
- the LOC104436293 gene encoding histone deacetylase 2 isoform X2 has translation MSTLPPANPKASSSSSPPATGADGARARRILSSKLYSDVPPSKVPLVYSPSYDIAFLGIEKLHPFDSSKWGRICQFLISEGALVKSRIVEPLEASKEDLLVVHSESYLNSLKSSARVAMIVEVPPVALLPNCLVDQKVLRPFLKQVGGTILAAKLAKERGWAINVGGGFHHCSADQGGGFCAYADISLCIHFAFARLNISRVMIIDLDAHQGNGHEIDFSHDRRVYILDMFNPQIYPFDYEARKYIDQKVEVMSGTSTTAYLKKLDEALEVAARAFDPELVVYNAGTDILEGDPLGRLKITPDGITSRDEKVFQFARERSIPIVMVTSGVLPLYASASTFPSATIW, from the exons ATGTCGACGCTGCCGCCGGCGAATCCCaaggcctcctcctcctcctcgccgccggcGACAGGCGCCGACGGTGCCCGGGCGCGGCGGATCCTCTCCAGCAAGCTCTACTCCGACGTCCCTCCATCCAAG GTGCCGCTGGTTTACTCCCCTTCCTACGACATCGCTTTCCTCGGGATCGAGAAGCT GCACCCATTTGACTCTTCCAAATGGGGAAGGATATGCCAGTTCCTTATTTCAGAAGGTGCTTTAGTAAAAAGCCGCATCGTCGAGCCTTTGGAAGCTTCAAAGGAGGATCTCCTTGTG GTTCATTCTGAGTCATACTTGAATAGTTTGAAGAGCAGTGCTAGAGTTGCCATGATAGTTGAG GTACCTCCTGTTGCATTATTGCCCAATTGCCTTGTTGATCAGAAAGTTCTTCGACCATTCCTCAAGCAG GTGGGGGGAACTATTTTGGCAGCAAAGCTCGCGAAGGAGCGAGGATGGGCCATCAATGTGGGAGGAGGGTTCCACCATTGTTCTGCGGATCAAGGAGGTGGATTTTGCGCTTATGCTGACATATCTCTTTGCATACACTTTGCGTTTGCTCGCCTAAATATATCAAG GGTGATGATAATTGATCTCGACGCGCATCAAGGAAATGGacatgaaatagatttttctcatGATA GACGAGTTTATATACTGGATATGTTTAATCCTCAGATTTATCCATTT GATTATGAGGCCAGGAAATACATTGATCAGAAAGTCGAAGTGATG TCTGGGACCTCTACAACTGCATACTTAAAGAAATTAGATGAAGCGCTTGAG GTTGCTGCACGTGCATTTGATCCTGAACTGGTGGTTTACAATGCTGGAACCGATATTCTTGAAGGTGATCCATTGGGCAGGTTAAAG ATCACTCCAGACGGAATAACCAGCAGAGATGAGAAAGTTTTTCAGTTTGCTCGTGAGAGAAGCATTCCCATTGTGATGGTTACATCAGGTGTGCTCCCCCTCTATGCTTCTGCATCGACTTTTCCGAGTGCCACCATCTGGTAG